In the Actinomycetota bacterium genome, TTTCCAATATCGGGACTGAAGCTGGTCAGGAAATAGAACACCTACATTTTCATCTTCTTGGCGGAAAGAAGCTACCCGGACTCCTAGGCTAAAACGAGTTGATAGTTGGGAGTGGGTAGTGAGGGGCTTAAGAAAAAATTACTACGGACTCCCGACTAAGGAACTACCGACTAAAAGAGGGGGTGTATTAATGTGAAGTTAAAGGAAAGGATCGAAGCGGATACGAAAGAAGCGCTAAAAAATCGGGATCATGATAGACTATCGGCGCTCAGGTTGCTTCTTTCGGAGATTCACAATGCCGAAATAGAAAGGAGGGGAGAGTTAACGGAGGAGGAAGTGATAGAGGTCATCGCGAGGGAAATGAAAAAGTGGGAAGAAGCTGCTAAAGAGTACGAAAGAGTGGGGCAGCAAAGTCACGCTGAAAAAGAGAGGTTTGAGGCGGATGTCTTAAGAGCGTATCTCCCTCCCCCACTTTCTGAGGAGGAAATCAAAGCGCTCATAAGGGAGACGATTTCAGAGGTTGAGGCGAAGGGTCCCAGGGATATGGGAAAGGTGATGCGCGCTATAATACCCAAGATCGTGGGCAGAGCCGATAAGAAAAGAGTTAGCGAGATGACGCGAGAGATGTTGGTTTAGCTCGGGATAAAACTTCTCAATGGTGTGATATAATAGGTCAAAGTAGATATATAAGAGAGGTTTTCAGCGTTGAAGAAATCGAAGGAAGTCAAGATATCCGTCCCCAGCGATCAATCCATGGTTGACCTTTTGGGACACCGTGATGAGCTACTCAAAATTGTAGAAGGGCAATTTAAAAAAAGTAACATTCTCGTCAGGGGAAATGAGATAACGATCGCGGGTGATCGGGAGGAGGTTCAAATCGTTGCCAACCTTTTCCGAGAGCTCCTCAATGTACTCGCTCAAGGACAGCACCTTACCCCACAAAGCGTAAGTCATGCCGTGGAGCTCCTTCGTAGCGAGGAGGAAATTCCTCCTTCTGAAGTCTTTTCGGATACCATTCTCGTTCATCGAGGCAAAGCTATCGGGCCAAAGACTATTGGACAGAAAAAATATGTTGATTCCATGCGGAATAGCACGATTACCTTTGTGATAGGACCTGCCGGTACCGGTAAGACCTATCTGGCAATGGCCATGGCAGTTCAGGCACTAAAAAGTAAGGCTGTTGGGCGAATTATCCTCACCCGTCCAGCCGTTGAGGCCGGAGAGAAATTGGGATTTTTACCCGGCGACTTATATGAGAAGATCGATCCATACTTGAGACCTTTATACGATGCCCTCTACGATATGATGGACGCGGAAGAAATCCGAAGACTCATGGATCAACGCACCATCGAAGTTGCCCCCCTGGCGTACATGAGGGGGAGAACTCTAAATGATTCATTCATCCTCCTCGACGAGGCTCAAAATACCACTCCCGAGCAGATAAAGATGTTCCTGACGAGGTTGGGCTTTGGCTCGAAGATCGTGGTAACTGGGGATGTAACACAGATTGATCTTCCCCACGATCAACAATCGGGGCTCATAATTGTGGAGAAAATTCTCTTGAGTATAGAGGGCATTAGCTTTATTCATCTCACCGCGCGTGATGTGGTGCGCCACAAGATCGTCCAAAGGATCGTAGAGGCCTATAAAAATTTTGAGGAGAGTAAAAAAGCCCCTTCAGTTTTGGGGGATATTCATGATAGGCGTTAATAAATTTAGAAAGGTCATCAAAGATCTTTCAGAGATTCCCATCTTTAAATATGTTGCGTTGGCATTACTCTTCTTCGTGG is a window encoding:
- a CDS encoding GatB/YqeY domain-containing protein — encoded protein: MKLKERIEADTKEALKNRDHDRLSALRLLLSEIHNAEIERRGELTEEEVIEVIAREMKKWEEAAKEYERVGQQSHAEKERFEADVLRAYLPPPLSEEEIKALIRETISEVEAKGPRDMGKVMRAIIPKIVGRADKKRVSEMTREMLV
- a CDS encoding PhoH family protein, with the translated sequence MVDLLGHRDELLKIVEGQFKKSNILVRGNEITIAGDREEVQIVANLFRELLNVLAQGQHLTPQSVSHAVELLRSEEEIPPSEVFSDTILVHRGKAIGPKTIGQKKYVDSMRNSTITFVIGPAGTGKTYLAMAMAVQALKSKAVGRIILTRPAVEAGEKLGFLPGDLYEKIDPYLRPLYDALYDMMDAEEIRRLMDQRTIEVAPLAYMRGRTLNDSFILLDEAQNTTPEQIKMFLTRLGFGSKIVVTGDVTQIDLPHDQQSGLIIVEKILLSIEGISFIHLTARDVVRHKIVQRIVEAYKNFEESKKAPSVLGDIHDRR